One segment of Mycolicibacterium sp. YH-1 DNA contains the following:
- a CDS encoding nuclear transport factor 2 family protein, giving the protein MDTCPTGHALVTGFADFWDAPSPARLPELLHPDVVLHQPLAPPAVGIAQAHQPFERFCRCLPSRTRASITGAKTGIWCSSNSRCTPTSAATHSAGRLSTASSFVTARPSSA; this is encoded by the coding sequence ATGGACACCTGCCCGACAGGACATGCCTTGGTCACGGGGTTCGCCGACTTCTGGGACGCACCGTCCCCGGCCCGACTGCCCGAACTGCTGCACCCCGATGTCGTGCTTCACCAACCCCTGGCACCACCGGCAGTCGGGATCGCGCAAGCCCATCAGCCGTTCGAGCGGTTCTGCCGCTGCCTGCCCAGTCGCACGCGCGCATCGATCACTGGAGCGAAGACAGGGATCTGGTGTTCATCGAATTCACGCTGCACTCCGACTTCGGCCGCGACACACTCTGCTGGCCGACTGTCAACCGCCTCGTCCTTCGTGACGGCAAGGCCATCGAGCGCGTGA